The proteins below are encoded in one region of Ferroplasma acidiphilum:
- a CDS encoding DUF302 domain-containing protein, translated as MFLKYKSVHTFEETVKLATDFIKSKGITVFSIVDHRKNADNAGLEMQNETLILFGSPVVGTLLMKENPEIGIELPSKLLIYSTNSDVYILYKDPEEFLKVYAIRESTDAIEKLKMLYKQIVEQVI; from the coding sequence ATGTTTCTAAAATACAAAAGTGTACACACATTCGAAGAGACTGTGAAACTAGCCACTGATTTCATTAAATCGAAGGGTATAACGGTATTCTCTATAGTAGACCACAGAAAAAATGCTGATAACGCAGGATTAGAAATGCAAAATGAAACTTTAATATTATTTGGTTCTCCGGTGGTAGGCACATTATTGATGAAAGAAAACCCCGAAATCGGCATAGAGCTCCCATCGAAATTATTAATCTATTCAACAAATAGCGATGTTTATATCCTGTATAAAGACCCGGAAGAATTTTTGAAAGTATATGCAATACGTGAATCCACGGATGCAATTGAAAAACTGAAAATGTTATATAAGCAAATAGTAGAGCAGGTAATTTAA
- a CDS encoding acyl-CoA dehydrogenase family protein produces MDDTYSFLSSIYGKNHYDIDKPFQEILEFYMGKHLNLSPLGAYAGKDLYETTDYIDKVSQPLQKMWSIDGKRIDSILISPMEKHVLDKLIREYGISRPYFHGKSIMEHYAMGYLVADPGIYCILTLTHQTAYAIHKYAPDFQKDYVPGLIGDTKDTLLGATWFTEIQGGSDLGANKTRAESGNGLWYLTGDKYFASNAGLADVALTSAFHGDNHGAKGLSLFLIPRKNNDGELNYRLRRLKEKSATKSVPSGEVELDSSEAYMIGDAGKAIYYITEDLMVSRLDNAAAACGIARKAYLEAYYYTGKRKTFGKLLIEHPGIVKDLLDMEVLLEGSIALTFKSIELFNNSINSKPPYDDEYNYTRLMTHIVKNITADSSARVTQMATELHGGIGFLSEFPVERWHREALITPIWEGASNIQALDMLEAIMRKKAHIKLLSDFKNILSEIREETATAESCYNSLKNSIDNLLSMGVEEAQFHAKYSMEVMGHSMAAILLIHIGNKTGNNDFVKAGSLYARRFVKKEDYESNAIGQAHGIIHIDGAERSLKN; encoded by the coding sequence ATGGATGATACATATTCTTTTCTATCCAGCATATATGGAAAAAACCATTATGATATTGATAAGCCATTCCAGGAAATACTTGAATTTTATATGGGAAAGCATCTAAATCTCAGCCCGCTGGGAGCATATGCCGGGAAAGACCTGTATGAAACTACAGATTATATAGACAAAGTTTCACAGCCATTGCAGAAGATGTGGAGTATAGACGGAAAAAGGATAGATAGCATACTGATTAGCCCGATGGAAAAGCATGTCCTTGACAAATTGATACGTGAGTATGGCATAAGCAGGCCATATTTTCATGGGAAATCTATAATGGAGCACTACGCGATGGGGTATCTGGTAGCAGACCCCGGCATATACTGCATACTCACACTTACACACCAGACAGCATATGCCATACATAAATATGCACCGGACTTCCAGAAGGATTATGTTCCCGGACTGATAGGTGATACTAAAGATACATTGCTCGGTGCAACATGGTTTACAGAGATTCAGGGAGGCAGTGATCTCGGAGCAAATAAAACCAGGGCTGAATCAGGAAATGGCCTCTGGTACCTTACAGGCGATAAATATTTTGCAAGCAATGCCGGCCTTGCAGATGTTGCACTTACATCTGCATTTCATGGAGACAATCATGGAGCTAAAGGATTATCATTATTTCTGATTCCCAGAAAGAACAATGATGGTGAATTGAATTACCGGCTCAGGAGACTCAAAGAAAAAAGCGCTACTAAAAGTGTTCCCTCAGGGGAGGTTGAGCTTGATAGTTCCGAAGCGTATATGATAGGTGATGCTGGGAAAGCAATATACTATATAACTGAGGATTTAATGGTATCAAGGCTAGACAACGCTGCGGCAGCCTGTGGGATAGCTAGAAAGGCGTACCTTGAAGCCTATTATTATACGGGGAAAAGAAAGACTTTTGGTAAACTGCTTATTGAACATCCGGGAATAGTAAAGGATTTGCTGGATATGGAGGTGCTGCTGGAAGGGTCTATAGCACTTACGTTTAAATCCATTGAACTATTCAACAATTCCATAAATTCAAAGCCGCCTTACGATGATGAATATAATTATACAAGGCTTATGACACATATAGTGAAAAACATTACAGCAGATTCATCAGCGAGAGTTACGCAGATGGCAACAGAACTACATGGGGGAATAGGATTCCTCTCTGAATTTCCAGTGGAAAGATGGCACAGGGAGGCACTTATAACACCCATATGGGAAGGTGCAAGCAATATTCAGGCACTTGATATGCTTGAGGCCATAATGAGAAAGAAGGCACACATAAAATTGCTCTCAGACTTTAAGAACATTCTATCTGAAATCAGGGAAGAGACGGCTACTGCAGAATCATGCTACAATTCATTGAAAAACAGTATAGATAATTTATTATCTATGGGAGTAGAGGAAGCACAATTCCATGCAAAATATAGCATGGAAGTTATGGGACATTCCATGGCGGCTATTCTATTAATCCATATAGGGAATAAAACCGGGAACAATGATTTTGTAAAGGCAGGATCATTATACGCCAGAAGGTTTGTAAAGAAAGAGGATTATGAAAGCAATGCTATCGGGCAAGCCCATGGAATCATCCATATAGATGGTGCGGAGAGGTCCTTGAAAAATTAG
- the sdx gene encoding sulredoxin: MTWRKILGIKALENSGNHVSINLGDGKVVFITKQNGKLYGINGICSHLKCILGNVSEDGKHVVCPCHNAKFELDTGKMVEPPFIAPQTPMEKYTLETYNLREEGNFIEIEE; the protein is encoded by the coding sequence ATGACATGGAGAAAAATATTGGGAATAAAAGCTCTGGAAAACTCAGGCAACCATGTGTCAATTAATCTTGGAGATGGCAAAGTAGTTTTCATAACAAAGCAAAATGGAAAGCTGTACGGTATCAATGGAATATGTTCCCACCTTAAATGTATTCTCGGCAATGTGTCTGAAGATGGCAAACATGTTGTATGCCCATGCCACAATGCAAAGTTTGAACTTGATACCGGAAAGATGGTTGAGCCTCCGTTTATAGCACCCCAGACCCCGATGGAAAAATACACACTGGAAACATACAATCTGAGGGAAGAGGGCAACTTTATTGAAATTGAAGAGTAA
- a CDS encoding DNA adenine methylase, protein MLRIMKYPGSKTAIVGEIQRLFDISQCTRFVDVFSGSGSVIINIHAGIEVYNDLNRELFILFNSLKNNFSQLYRAADAVARDRKMFFDYYDGRIVMDTGNPEIEKAFSIFFNFNTGFGGMGNSYGKKDKSLFGTYRKNVSNLLKAESKIRKMKIENMDFREVIDKYNDPDTFFYLDPPYPGKDWYVHNFLESDFIELRNTLGSIKGKYLMNFNSTDKLPVKVFGKPSFVKEYENENGKPGETNARKVSFYTNMNVKI, encoded by the coding sequence ATGTTGAGAATAATGAAATACCCTGGATCGAAAACTGCCATAGTAGGTGAAATACAGCGGTTGTTTGACATATCACAATGCACCAGGTTTGTTGACGTGTTTTCCGGTTCAGGTTCTGTGATCATCAATATCCATGCCGGGATTGAGGTATACAATGACCTTAACAGGGAACTTTTTATATTATTTAATTCACTTAAAAATAACTTTTCGCAGCTTTACAGGGCAGCCGATGCCGTGGCACGGGACAGAAAAATGTTTTTTGACTATTATGATGGTAGAATAGTTATGGATACGGGAAATCCAGAGATTGAAAAGGCTTTTTCAATTTTTTTTAATTTTAACACCGGTTTCGGGGGAATGGGCAATAGCTATGGAAAGAAAGACAAATCACTTTTCGGCACATATAGAAAGAATGTATCCAACCTTCTTAAGGCGGAATCAAAAATAAGGAAGATGAAAATAGAAAATATGGATTTCCGCGAAGTTATAGACAAATATAATGATCCGGACACATTTTTTTACCTGGACCCTCCATATCCCGGAAAGGACTGGTATGTGCACAATTTTCTTGAAAGTGATTTCATTGAGTTGAGGAATACTCTGGGTAGCATTAAAGGCAAATATTTAATGAATTTTAATTCCACGGATAAACTCCCTGTAAAAGTATTCGGCAAACCCTCGTTTGTAAAGGAATATGAAAATGAGAATGGTAAACCGGGGGAAACAAATGCAAGAAAAGTATCATTTTATACCAATATGAATGTAAAAATATAA
- a CDS encoding AMP-binding protein — protein sequence MGNGFTVINIMKRASSLFPEKKVISGSRSITYRDLFEKVLRLSTSMNKMGISKGTVIAVADYNSIEFMELLFASSLTGSIIYPVNIKLPWNMAMETVKESGAEYVFASKEFMNAGIYKGFRDDHIVSLSENGDYIKFHDLLTSDLHREEKTTGNDNYSILFTSGTTGKPKEVLYTNEKSVNGALSILYQLGLFNTPAKLTSSDTILSLIPFYHIWSWGSAFHAAYLGADYIITGKYNPENVLDAIKENKATWINAVPTMVYDLLSHDRENRLDGIKMLIGGSPISKNLAEKLNANGIKFSTIYGGTDMLATSISLGRPDQHESLRSVTYPVPMVSATVRDNTGNILENGTIGELWINAPWLPEKYLNRPENHDYENGWFKTGDVGEMTPDGGIKILDRVKDVVKSGGEWIPTSIIESLISEFPGIEIVAVTAIADEKWGERPIAWVKASEDIEIEEIRQFMETHASNGNINKWWIPVEFIIIEEMPMTSVGKIDKAKLREMKK from the coding sequence ATGGGCAATGGATTTACAGTTATCAATATAATGAAGAGAGCTTCATCCCTTTTTCCGGAAAAGAAAGTTATATCTGGCAGCAGAAGTATTACATACAGAGACCTGTTTGAAAAGGTTTTGCGCCTGTCAACGTCCATGAACAAAATGGGCATTTCGAAAGGAACAGTGATTGCAGTTGCTGATTATAATTCAATAGAGTTTATGGAGTTATTGTTTGCCTCCAGCCTTACAGGTTCAATCATATATCCCGTAAATATAAAACTTCCATGGAATATGGCAATGGAAACGGTAAAAGAATCAGGGGCGGAATATGTATTTGCATCGAAAGAGTTTATGAATGCAGGCATATACAAAGGATTCCGCGACGACCATATAGTATCGCTGTCTGAAAATGGAGATTATATCAAATTCCATGACCTGCTTACAAGTGATTTGCACAGGGAGGAGAAAACCACCGGAAACGATAATTATTCCATATTATTTACTTCTGGAACAACGGGAAAACCCAAGGAAGTGCTGTATACAAACGAAAAATCTGTAAACGGTGCATTAAGTATTCTCTACCAGCTTGGATTGTTTAATACACCCGCTAAATTAACTTCCAGTGATACTATATTATCTCTTATCCCATTTTACCACATATGGTCATGGGGGTCTGCTTTTCATGCTGCGTATCTGGGTGCAGATTATATAATCACCGGAAAGTATAATCCGGAGAATGTCCTGGATGCAATAAAAGAGAATAAGGCAACGTGGATAAATGCTGTACCAACAATGGTTTATGACCTCTTATCCCATGATAGGGAAAACAGGCTGGATGGAATAAAAATGTTAATAGGCGGTTCCCCTATAAGCAAAAATTTGGCGGAAAAGTTAAATGCAAATGGGATTAAATTTTCAACAATATATGGTGGAACCGATATGCTTGCCACATCTATTTCACTTGGGAGGCCGGATCAGCATGAATCTTTAAGGTCTGTAACATATCCTGTTCCAATGGTAAGTGCCACAGTCAGGGATAATACAGGGAATATACTGGAAAACGGAACAATAGGAGAGTTGTGGATTAATGCCCCATGGCTTCCGGAAAAATACCTTAATAGGCCAGAAAATCATGATTATGAAAACGGGTGGTTCAAGACAGGTGATGTTGGTGAAATGACACCCGATGGTGGAATAAAAATCCTGGACCGTGTGAAGGACGTGGTTAAAAGTGGTGGAGAATGGATCCCAACGTCGATCATAGAATCCCTGATATCTGAGTTTCCAGGAATAGAAATAGTGGCTGTTACCGCCATAGCTGATGAGAAATGGGGAGAAAGGCCCATTGCATGGGTCAAAGCTTCGGAAGATATTGAAATTGAAGAGATCAGGCAATTTATGGAAACTCACGCCTCAAATGGAAATATTAACAAGTGGTGGATTCCGGTTGAGTTTATTATCATAGAAGAAATGCCTATGACCAGTGTTGGAAAAATAGACAAAGCAAAGCTCAGGGAAATGAAAAAATAA
- a CDS encoding MFS transporter yields the protein MSNKTYMENIDKGDITRIVALMAFAGTLIVYVETMIVPAIPVFITFFNTTYNNVSWILTAYLITGTVAAGIFGKLGDVFGKRKVFLILSLIYAISVSMGGFATSLDELIAIRIIQGIGFGMYPLAYAIINDVVPRSRLALAQGLMSATFAVGAGMALVIGAYITEAYSWQWSYHAIAPVAFALFILSYFFLKDNTAPAKEKIDFAGVAIMASGLVMLIFGLSEGNTYGWLSPLILFSFIFSIAAFYAFIKYELASRYAFIDMHLLKRRNILIANFVGLLTMAGMYFLFFTVPTLLQDPAPSGFGKSIFTSGLIMLPATILAMVFAPVAARVTDARGPKISILIGLSVSFIAFILLILDRSTILDIIEAATVLGTGFSFVLVGIINLLLISTPKSKSGEATGMNTVFRELGMTIAPALGGTYETMYSVRVIIGLIPYRFNGLPFIPITYGFPSATAYNFTYITGIIFLLFAVLLTTLIVEKKGDNNENV from the coding sequence ATGTCTAATAAGACATATATGGAGAATATTGATAAGGGTGATATTACAAGAATAGTGGCCCTGATGGCGTTTGCAGGGACGTTGATTGTTTATGTGGAAACAATGATTGTTCCGGCTATTCCTGTATTTATCACTTTTTTTAATACCACATATAACAATGTCTCATGGATTCTCACTGCTTACCTTATTACAGGTACAGTAGCTGCAGGGATATTCGGAAAACTTGGTGATGTGTTCGGTAAAAGAAAAGTGTTTTTAATTCTTTCATTAATTTATGCAATTTCTGTTTCAATGGGGGGATTTGCTACAAGCCTTGATGAGTTAATAGCTATAAGGATAATTCAGGGCATTGGATTTGGCATGTACCCTCTGGCTTACGCAATAATCAATGATGTCGTCCCGAGGTCGAGGCTTGCCCTTGCACAGGGATTAATGAGTGCAACCTTTGCTGTAGGTGCCGGCATGGCTCTGGTTATCGGAGCATATATTACAGAAGCCTATAGCTGGCAGTGGTCCTATCACGCAATTGCCCCTGTTGCCTTTGCATTATTCATATTATCTTATTTCTTCCTGAAAGACAACACCGCGCCTGCAAAGGAAAAAATAGACTTTGCCGGGGTCGCAATAATGGCATCAGGGCTGGTAATGCTCATATTCGGATTGTCGGAGGGAAATACCTATGGATGGCTCTCCCCTCTCATATTATTTTCATTCATATTTTCCATTGCTGCATTTTACGCATTTATAAAATATGAACTTGCAAGCAGGTATGCGTTCATAGATATGCATTTATTGAAACGCAGGAATATATTAATAGCAAATTTTGTCGGGCTACTCACCATGGCAGGCATGTATTTCCTGTTTTTTACTGTTCCAACATTGCTTCAGGACCCTGCCCCCTCCGGATTTGGAAAATCTATTTTCACATCGGGCCTGATTATGCTTCCTGCAACAATCCTTGCAATGGTATTTGCTCCTGTTGCCGCCAGGGTCACCGATGCCCGTGGCCCTAAAATTTCCATATTAATCGGCCTTTCAGTCAGTTTTATAGCTTTTATACTTTTGATCCTGGACAGATCAACTATCCTGGATATCATAGAAGCCGCAACAGTCCTGGGTACCGGTTTTTCCTTTGTCCTGGTGGGCATCATTAATCTTCTATTGATATCAACACCGAAATCAAAATCCGGAGAAGCAACAGGCATGAACACAGTATTCAGGGAACTTGGAATGACAATAGCGCCTGCATTGGGCGGAACATATGAAACAATGTATTCAGTCAGGGTAATAATAGGATTAATACCCTACAGATTCAATGGATTGCCGTTTATTCCAATTACCTATGGATTCCCATCCGCTACAGCCTATAATTTTACCTACATCACAGGTATAATATTCCTCCTGTTTGCAGTGCTGCTAACAACCCTTATAGTGGAGAAAAAAGGTGATAATAATGAAAATGTATAA
- a CDS encoding MFS transporter, with translation MAFNITGGNNRHYSGILGSSIMSFSMNSTLRFFIPVLIPLLVSSLNISVYLGSLLITAYWLGYTVFQIPAGMISDRVGVSKVAKISFILMVLSFSLFYFFIDSYTGIFIIQILLGSFSATVYLSDTSVIQKWLPQSSRATFVGIYQTGFFIGASLGEYLILRTLSIGFHFAFIVILSILIIATILNIVFLREPEHNKLAKHGKIDRKIIYVAMIRFSAGFLYIGFITLFTTFIVFDHIVPYSSAYLYAWIPAAGGIITSPLGGMISRRMKHGKSIVSVLPVVALAVTIIYINYAPVSAIFIISFLSGMFYGLYAGPSMGMASDFSGSDANLASSSSILNFSSQVGGTVSPLLMGFMFSIYGNFALAFTAVAAISIITLIIPFIKLTF, from the coding sequence ATGGCATTCAATATCACTGGTGGAAATAACAGGCATTACAGCGGAATTCTTGGCTCCTCAATAATGTCATTTTCAATGAATTCAACATTGCGATTTTTTATTCCTGTACTTATACCCCTGCTGGTATCATCCCTTAATATATCTGTATATCTTGGTTCCTTACTGATAACTGCATACTGGCTTGGTTACACGGTATTCCAGATTCCTGCCGGAATGATTTCGGACCGTGTGGGTGTATCAAAGGTCGCTAAAATATCATTTATTTTGATGGTTCTGTCATTTTCATTATTCTACTTTTTTATAGACTCCTATACAGGCATTTTCATTATACAGATATTGCTTGGAAGCTTCTCTGCAACAGTATACCTTTCTGACACTTCAGTTATACAGAAATGGCTTCCACAATCCAGCAGGGCAACCTTTGTAGGAATATACCAGACGGGATTTTTTATAGGAGCATCACTGGGGGAATACCTTATACTCCGCACACTTTCTATAGGTTTCCATTTTGCATTCATTGTTATTCTGTCAATACTTATTATTGCAACAATACTGAACATTGTATTTTTAAGGGAGCCGGAACATAATAAACTGGCAAAGCATGGAAAAATTGATAGAAAGATAATTTATGTAGCCATGATTAGATTTTCTGCAGGGTTTTTATATATAGGATTTATAACACTTTTCACCACATTTATTGTATTCGACCATATTGTGCCATATTCCAGCGCATACTTATATGCGTGGATTCCTGCCGCAGGTGGAATTATCACATCTCCCCTGGGCGGGATGATCTCAAGAAGGATGAAGCATGGAAAATCCATAGTATCTGTATTGCCAGTAGTCGCCCTTGCAGTTACAATAATTTATATAAACTACGCTCCTGTTTCTGCTATTTTTATTATATCATTCCTGTCCGGAATGTTTTATGGTCTCTATGCAGGCCCTTCAATGGGAATGGCATCTGACTTTAGCGGGAGTGATGCCAATCTTGCCTCATCCAGCAGCATACTGAATTTCAGTTCACAGGTAGGCGGTACGGTTTCCCCCCTCCTTATGGGATTCATGTTCTCAATATATGGAAATTTTGCTCTGGCATTCACTGCTGTTGCCGCAATTTCAATTATTACACTCATAATCCCCTTTATAAAATTAACATTTTGA
- a CDS encoding DUF72 domain-containing protein — translation MIYRTGCSGWSYDFWKGKIYDYSESPSNYLRDYARIFDTVEIDSTFYAAQNSETVEKWASSVPENFLFSPKMPRKITHESRLERCEDDLAYFMKNISLLNNRLGTVLIQLPPDFPINTGVLENFIELLPNNIKYAIEFRHPSWFIDEVYGILRKSGITMVWSVLDYIKTPEIKTTENLYVRFLGNKSLEKKDLGEIRINRHREIEQWIGKIKKQDSGQGTVFIYANNHYEGLSPDTIKFIRQELGLPASGNMLMDRQKKLF, via the coding sequence ATGATTTACCGTACAGGATGCTCGGGCTGGAGCTATGATTTCTGGAAAGGAAAAATTTATGATTACTCTGAATCTCCATCTAACTACCTCAGGGACTATGCCAGAATATTTGACACTGTGGAAATAGATTCTACGTTCTATGCAGCACAGAATAGTGAAACAGTGGAAAAATGGGCTTCATCTGTACCTGAGAACTTCCTTTTTTCCCCTAAAATGCCACGTAAAATAACACATGAGTCACGCCTTGAGAGATGTGAGGACGATCTTGCCTATTTCATGAAAAACATATCCTTGTTAAATAACAGGCTTGGCACTGTGCTTATCCAGCTGCCTCCGGACTTTCCAATTAATACTGGTGTTCTGGAGAACTTTATAGAGCTGCTTCCCAACAATATCAAATATGCTATTGAATTCAGGCATCCTTCGTGGTTCATAGATGAAGTCTATGGAATCCTCCGGAAATCAGGAATAACAATGGTATGGTCGGTCCTGGATTATATAAAAACACCTGAAATTAAAACCACTGAAAACCTTTATGTGCGCTTTCTAGGGAACAAATCGCTTGAAAAGAAAGACCTTGGGGAAATAAGAATAAACAGGCACAGAGAAATTGAACAATGGATTGGAAAAATTAAAAAGCAGGATTCAGGCCAGGGTACAGTTTTCATATATGCAAACAACCATTATGAGGGCTTATCGCCGGATACCATCAAATTTATCAGGCAGGAACTCGGGTTGCCTGCATCCGGTAATATGCTGATGGACAGGCAAAAAAAGCTTTTCTGA
- a CDS encoding MBL fold metallo-hydrolase → MNSIQKIEVPIEIRALKTANVYSINGDYNYIVDTGMSENGYRQIANTIDLSRIDMCIISHLHIDHIGGALYLEKNHNIPVYISKNDYDTIKNMVDNRQEYFSEYRNLMISNGVPEELFSNITEGNPVMKFMDYYASLNLNIIGNMAMKDTDIIDVPGHSPGSVAIYLKDIRAMVTGDHVLKNISPNISVYRNNVDYLGMYIESLKKIQNYDTEIAYPGHRDTFTNFAERIDQIIQHHEKRMYKISLELNTWKNAFELASSIAWSRGRKMDDMNNMEKNFAILETVAHLVHMERTGKIDSKYSGETILYHSIAGQFPPNQQVD, encoded by the coding sequence ATGAATTCTATTCAGAAAATAGAGGTCCCCATAGAGATCAGGGCACTGAAAACTGCCAATGTATACAGTATTAATGGAGATTATAACTACATTGTTGATACCGGCATGTCCGAAAATGGATACAGGCAGATTGCGAATACTATTGACCTTTCACGTATAGATATGTGTATAATTTCACATCTGCATATAGACCATATAGGCGGGGCCCTTTATCTGGAAAAAAATCATAACATACCTGTATATATATCAAAAAATGACTATGATACAATTAAAAATATGGTAGACAACAGGCAGGAATATTTCAGTGAATACAGAAATTTAATGATATCTAATGGTGTGCCAGAAGAGTTATTCAGTAATATAACAGAAGGAAATCCTGTCATGAAATTTATGGACTATTATGCATCATTGAACCTGAACATAATAGGCAATATGGCTATGAAAGATACAGATATCATAGATGTCCCAGGGCACTCGCCCGGTTCTGTTGCTATATACCTGAAAGATATCCGTGCAATGGTTACAGGCGACCATGTACTTAAAAATATATCTCCAAATATTAGTGTTTACAGAAATAATGTAGACTACCTTGGAATGTATATTGAAAGCCTCAAAAAAATTCAAAATTATGATACTGAAATTGCATATCCGGGGCATAGGGACACTTTTACCAATTTTGCAGAGAGGATTGATCAGATCATCCAGCATCACGAAAAGAGGATGTATAAAATATCCTTAGAATTAAACACCTGGAAAAATGCCTTTGAGCTAGCATCCTCCATAGCATGGAGCAGGGGGCGCAAAATGGATGATATGAACAACATGGAGAAAAATTTTGCTATACTTGAAACCGTTGCGCATCTGGTACATATGGAAAGAACAGGCAAGATAGATTCAAAATATTCCGGAGAAACGATTTTATATCATTCTATTGCCGGGCAATTTCCACCAAACCAACAGGTGGATTAA
- a CDS encoding enoyl-CoA hydratase/isomerase family protein — MPYKTIKTEEENGTGFIYFDREDHLNTITVEMINDISSALSDMESTCRSIVIGGKKNFSAGADVLQFPELDPSEAYEFHRKLNELALYFREYTWPVISFLNGYVFGGGLELSLSTDIRVCSNDAQLSQPEIGLGINAGAGGNVILPHVVGRNRALYMILTGARLNAQTAYEFGLVDILAGNALEEATRLGQIINTKPENTVKLAKRAVNNTSSSHIKTNLDYEAALFGILFSGEETKDRINNFIKKKEK; from the coding sequence ATGCCATATAAAACCATAAAAACAGAAGAGGAAAATGGCACGGGTTTCATTTATTTTGATAGGGAAGACCACCTGAATACCATTACCGTTGAAATGATAAATGACATCTCCAGTGCATTATCTGATATGGAAAGCACATGCAGGTCAATTGTAATTGGTGGAAAAAAGAATTTCTCAGCAGGAGCAGATGTATTGCAATTTCCGGAGCTGGATCCATCAGAAGCCTATGAATTTCACAGGAAATTGAATGAACTCGCACTTTATTTCCGGGAATACACATGGCCGGTAATATCATTTTTAAATGGATACGTATTTGGCGGCGGGCTTGAACTTTCACTTTCAACTGATATAAGAGTATGCAGCAACGATGCCCAGTTAAGCCAGCCAGAAATCGGGCTGGGCATAAACGCAGGTGCAGGCGGCAATGTAATACTCCCACATGTGGTTGGAAGAAATCGGGCACTGTATATGATACTGACCGGTGCACGGTTAAATGCACAGACTGCATATGAGTTCGGGCTTGTAGACATTCTGGCAGGCAATGCACTGGAAGAAGCTACAAGACTAGGGCAAATAATCAATACCAAACCTGAAAATACTGTAAAACTGGCAAAACGTGCGGTAAACAATACTTCATCGTCACATATTAAAACTAACCTGGATTATGAGGCTGCATTATTCGGTATTTTATTTTCCGGGGAAGAAACGAAAGACAGAATAAATAATTTTATAAAAAAGAAAGAAAAATAA